In the Henningerozyma blattae CBS 6284 chromosome 8, complete genome genome, one interval contains:
- the IMP3 gene encoding snoRNA-binding rRNA-processing protein IMP3 (similar to Saccharomyces cerevisiae IMP3 (YHR148W); ancestral locus Anc_5.108) encodes MVRKLKHHEQKLLKKVDFFDWKQDQGHRDTQVMKTYHIQNREDYHKYNKICGDIRRIAHKLSLLPPTDPYRSKHEQLLLEKLYSMGILATKSKISDLENKVTVSAICRRRLPVLMHRLKMAQSIPDAVKFIEQGHVRVGPNLITDPAYLVNRNMEDYVTWTDSSKIKRTVLKYRNQIDDFELS; translated from the coding sequence atggTTAGGAAATTAAAACATCATGAACAGAAATTACTGAAAAAGGTCGATTTTTTTGACTGGAAGCAAGATCAAGGGCATAGAGATACCCAGGTGATGAAAACTTACCACATTCAAAATCGTGAAGATTATCATAAATACAACAAAATATGTGGTGATATTCGTCGCATTGCTCATAAGCTATCGCTTCTACCTCCTACAGATCCATATCGCTCTAAGCATGAACAACTATTACTAGAAAAACTATACTCAATGGGTATTTTAGCAACaaaatctaaaatatctgatttggaaaataaagtTACAGTAAGTGCTATCTGTAGAAGAAGGCTTCCTGTTTTAATGCACAGATTGAAAATGGCACAAAGCATACCTGATGCTGTCAAATTCATTGAACAGGGTCATGTCCGTGTCGGTCCAAATTTAATCACTGATCCTGCTTATTTAGTCAATAGAAATATGGAAGATTATGTGACTTGGACAGATTCTTCTAAGATTAAGAGGACAGTATTGAAATACAGAAATCAAATTgatgattttgaattatcatAA
- the CCH1 gene encoding calcium channel protein CCH1 (similar to Saccharomyces cerevisiae CCH1 (YGR217W); ancestral locus Anc_5.113) — MSSTNKRHSTEGPRDIDDVLSSDSSFSDNITIPVSRTPKVGFNPFLNVIPSESSLERYEEKHIETDADNDSLPSNNNTTNQQEDNSRIQQNENSPRKRVERKLEAASFGNLFKLKDTNRKNRAHPTLSLNTTFQTNHDKQDKNPKQKDKLTVISATGVSFNLSPATEGFRRRPRNSDASNQSNQESASSSSPFMAPRSAKVLSFIAPDDMDEFHDLQKEFQIAVDDEGLSWLPQVKIVADKKLDTKNTTTELPTIIMDDTLVSSEEAPTSHNQLSPSVTSFNVSPRINRNAISPDSYELESVNIRSNSNLSFPHYNPLASNDKVKDKNNKTLEVIDLIDSESAASFSTEVEVAEPPDIPDFGELFTKTQAKTLRLYGHSLRFISAKNIIRIKFANLHTNSIYIACYFVFLILFIAYLGVRTFDPINFEFIYGFSFWEDYACFLILVYFTLHDLSKIIAFGLWDDSQMFDAYGVNYKTIAYRLRLIKVFRVLREKYHIDLLEKISFIKNYLDDEETRYARRTLKASVTDIKSKKYKKDFDCPRAFLRSSWNRIDLISTICFWLGLFVSFGEYYKVRIFAPFAVLRIVRIVDADNGITSILRGLKYGFPQLLSTGSVLLYFWVFFSILGVQVFQGSLRRQCVWINPSDPHDTFQYSMQFCGGYLDPITKKKRNYVYKDGTEGPLAKGFICPVNSKCISNANPYNGRVSFDNIINAMELVFVVMSANTFTDIMYYTMDSDELSACLFFICAIFVMTIWLLNLVVAVLVSSFDLANEKFKKEKIGSSKKDNRIFDLVNGYWKYFLVKAKQSTLPNWSQSLLRLYANLEWFFVGSIMVDLIARSSIKASSPEVFMSKFFKIDLAISIVLFIETIFRVICYIPNLWKFLIVPSFLFDLVLSVVTLIISILATTGMRDQTYYWLSVFHISRFYRVIKSFQITKNIWLDVLKNWVMIWNLSVFYFLFTFLVSLILSVYFEGVIPESADQQLSMSSLPNTYLSLFTIASTENWTTILYNLQTYAPNISSAVFSSVFLILWFILAYFVIINIFVALISESMSVDESEKRPLQIQHYLKYIYPKKIKEYRHASLVKRIMKLIFRDDSEDDPQDFKQFLMRGTAIMSISQTMGDAMKDMPRNLAVKSPLIGVINELSGIFPFLKNSWLKSHNDNPFFNKPTVLFTEITENNEKSYMLQLNDYEDEKLEYLKSHPFYNYSYLIIPPNHKVRKFCQRFVAPSVGRRTDGYQFFDDETDMYTGRKYFKHIERDFFIMFYAVLTVLLIILSCYVTPLYRLTHQYDVWDWSTACDLSMVVLFTIEFLIKTIADGFVFTPNAYLRNPWNFIDFMVLVSMWITFVSFIAGEGDLARIFKGLTAMRALRCLTISDTARSTFSMVVFDGLSVILKAAFVAATFLYPFTVWGLTLFKGRLGKCNDSNMDKMNCYGEFTNTVFQWDIMMPRTYSQPYLYLDEFSSAMKTMYEIVSLEGWVDLLENLINSTGVGTIPKDGASNQNATFLIFFNFLSMIFILNLFVSFIIDNHARTTGSAYYTVEEKSWLESKKLLSQAKPKATPNLFKMSKFRLFFYRLAIEKNNLIYSICFEIILYLHILMLIIQHYERDSIKTTSEGYFTFSTIIFFLHEIFCIIGEGIKIRFKSRWNITRVIIVLVSFALLVGIPSVSKYNYWYKNIANTFHLLIFLFVIPENDTLYELLETAMASIPSIVSLSYTWAILFLIYSIATNQVFGLTKIGPNTSHNINFRTIFKSMLALFKFSFGEGWNYIMDDLTLEEPYCSFVDGMNETDCGSKIYAYLFLMSWNIVSMYIFVNMFVSLIVSNFSYVYRRSNSETYITRSEIQKFVDTWSKFDSDGSGDLEFSKLPTLMHSDDGLLFFKVWEGSLSIKNLVEKYIEVNPDDPYDVTVKLHALNNELNSIEVEKLKRKIFQYKRFIREVHYSNAYRGGMKFSRVLQLIPLYTIYNPRECLNIDEYVRHLYLRNKVERYLANEKTTDVLKMVVVRWKFLQRRKHKIRNISQSSFPDPISESTSNKATQFTNETGPQHNAAVSQEFDYTKPEIPNIVTTRNSTPDEAYGVNYFFWSPDRR, encoded by the coding sequence ATGAGCTCAACGAATAAAAGACACTCTACAGAAGGGCCTAGAGATATTGATGATGTTTTATCATCAGATTCTAGCTTTTCAGATAATATAACTATCCCTGTATCAAGAACACCAAAGGTTGGGTTCAATCCATTTTTAAATGTCATCCCATCAGAGAGTAGTCTCGAGAGGTATGAGGAAAAGCACATAGAAACAGATGCTGATAATGACAGCTTAccaagtaataataatactactaaTCAACAAGAAGATAATAGTAGAATACAACAGAATGAAAATAGTCCAAGAAAACGAGTGGAAAGAAAGTTGGAAGCCGCCTCATTtggaaatttatttaaattgaaagatACCAATCGCAAGAATAGAGCGCACCCAACCTTGTCATTAAACACAACGTTTCAAACGAATCATGATAAACAAGACAAAAATCCTAAACAAAAGGATAAATTAACTGTTATATCTGCCACTGGTGTCAGTTTTAATCTATCCCCAGCTACAGAAGGGTTCCGAAGAAGACCTAGAAATAGTGATGCTTCGAATCAATCAAATCAAGAGTCAGCTTCCAGTAGCTCACCTTTTATGGCACCAAGGTCAGCAAAAGTTCTTTCGTTCATTGCTCCAGATGACATGGATGAGTTTCatgatttacaaaaagAGTTTCAAATTGCTGTAGATGATGAAGGATTGTCGTGGTTACCACAAGTTAAGATAGTGGCTGACAAGAAACTGGATACCAAAAATACAACAACTGAACTCCCAACAATTATTATGGATGACACCCTTGTTTCTTCCGAGGAAGCACCTACCTCGCATAATCAGTTATCTCCTAGCGTTACCAGTTTCAATGTGTCACCTAGAATAAACAGGAACGCTATCAGTCCTGATAGTTATGAGCTAGAAAGTGTGAATATTCGCAGTAACTCTAATTTAAGTTTTCCACATTACAATCCACTAGCTAGTAATGATAAAGTAAAggataaaaataacaagACATTAGAAGTTATCGATTTAATAGATTCGGAAAGCGCAGCTTCATTCTCAACAGAAGTTGAAGTTGCAGAGCCACCAGATATCCCTGATTTTGgagaattatttacaaaGACTCAAGCCAAAACATTAAGATTGTATGGACACTCTTTACGCTTTATTAGTGCAAAAAACATTATCAGAATAAAATTTGCCAATTTGCATACAAACTCCATATATATTGCTTGCTATTTTGTGTTTctgatattatttattgcaTATCTCGGTGTAAGAACTTTTGATCccattaattttgaattcaTATATGGTTTTAGCTTTTGGGAAGATTATGCTTGTTTTCTTATTTTAGTATACTTTACATTGCATGACTTATCCAAAATAATTGCATTCGGTTTATGGGATGATTCACAGATGTTTGACGCATATGGAGTTAACTATAAAACAATAGCTTATAGATTACGCTTAATTAAGGTTTTCAGGGTCttaagagaaaaatatcatataGATTTGTTGGAAAAAATAAgtttcattaaaaattatttagatGATGAGGAAACCAGATATGCGCGGCGTACTCTAAAAGCTTCAGTAACTGATATAAAATCTaagaaatacaaaaaagaTTTTGATTGCCCCAGGGCATTTTTACGTTCGTCTTGGAATAGAATTGATCTAATTTCGACAATTTGTTTCTGGTTAGGATTATTTGTATCTTTTGGAGAGTACTATAAGGTAAGGATTTTTGCACCATTCGCTGTCTTACGTATTGTAAGAATAGTTGATGCTGATAATGGTATTACCTCAATTTTAAGGGGTTTAAAATATGGCTTCCCACAACTACTAAGTACAGGTTCTgttttactttatttttgggtattcttttcaattttggGCGTTCAAGTTTTCCAAGGTTCTCTAAGAAGGCAATGTGTTTGGATTAATCCTTCTGACCCTCATGATACTTTTCAATATAGTATGCAATTTTGTGGAGGTTACTTAGATCCaataactaaaaaaaaaaggaattatGTTTATAAGGACGGTACTGAAGGTCCATTGGCGAAGGGATTCATTTGTCCTGTTAATTCGAAATGTATCTCGAACGCAAACCCATATAATGGTAGAGTAAGCTTTGATAATATCATCAATGCAATGGAACTAGTCTTCGTGGTAATGAGTGCAAATACATTTACTGATATTATGTATTATACTATGGACTCAGATGAACTATCTGcatgtttattttttatatgtGCTATTTTTGTGATGACAATTTGGTTGTTAAATTTAGTAGTTGCTGTTTTAGTTTCTTCATTTGATTTagcaaatgaaaaatttaaaaaagaaaagattggttcttcaaaaaaagataatagaATATTCGATCTAGTCAATGGttattggaaatattttctgGTAAAAGCAAAGCAATCTACATTACCTAATTGGTCGCAATCACTATTGAGGTTGTATGCAAACTTAGAATGGTTTTTTGTAGGAAGTATTATGGTTGATTTAATTGCCCGCTCATCCATAAAAGCATCTTCTCCAGAAGTTTTTATGtcgaaattttttaaaattgacTTGGCAATCTccattgttttatttattgaaactATATTTCGTGTAATATGTTACATCCCAAATTTGTGGAAATTCCTAATTGTTCCCTCATTCTTATTCGATCTGGTACTCTCAGTTGTAACtcttattattagcatATTGGCAACTACTGGAATGAGGGACCAGACTTATTATTGGCTCTCTGTATTTCATATCAGCAGATTTTATCGAGTTATTAAATCTTTCCAAATCACAAAAAATATCTGGTTagatgttttaaaaaactGGGTGATGATTTGGAATTTGAgtgtattttattttttatttacatttCTAGTTTCCCTTATTCTGAGTGTTTATTTTGAAGGTGTTATTCCAGAATCTGCAGATCAACAACTAAGCATGAGTTCTTTACCAAATACTTATCTATCTCTTTTTACTATTGCTTCTACGGAAAACTGGACTACTATTTTATACAATTTGCAAACATATGCACCAAATATATCGTCAGCTGTGTTTTCCTCTGTCTTCTTGATTTTATGGTTTATTCTAGcatattttgttattattaatatttttgttgcGTTAATTTCAGAGTCAATGAGTGTTGATGAAAGTGAAAAACGTCCTTTACAGATCCAGCATTATCTGAAGTATATTTATCccaaaaaaatcaaagaatATAGACATGCGTCTTTGGTGAAGcgaataatgaaattaatctTTAGAGATGATTCAGAGGACGATCCCCaagattttaaacaatttttgATGAGAGGTACAGCAATTATGAGTATTTCTCAAACGATGGGCGATGCAATGAAAGATATGCCAAGAAATCTGGCCGTAAAATCTCCATTGATCGGTGTAATAAATGAATTGTCTGGCATATTTCCATTCTTAAAAAACAGTTGGTTAAAGAGCCATAATGACAATCCATTCTTTAATAAGCCTACTGTTTTATTTACAGAAATAACAGAGAACAATGAAAAATCTTATATGTTACAACTGAATGATTATGAAGACGAAAAGCTGGAGTATCTTAAAAGTCATCCTTTTTATAACTATTCTTACTTAATTATTCCTCCAAATCACAAAGTAAGAAAATTTTGCCAAAGATTTGTTGCACCAAGTGTTGGAAGACGCACAGATGGCtatcaattttttgatgatgaaactGATATGTATACAGGCAGAAAGTACTTCAAGCATATTGAGAGggatttttttattatgttTTATGCTGTATTAACGGttcttttgattattttatcCTGTTACGTCACCCCGTTATATAGACTAACGCATCAGTATGATGTCTGGGATTGGAGTACAGCATGTGATTTATCTATGGTTGTGCTATTcacaattgaatttttaatcaaAACAATTGCTGATGGGTTCGTATTCACTCCTAATGCTTATCTTCGTAATCCTTGGAATTTTATTGACTTTATGGTATTAGTATCGATGTGGATAACGTTCGTATCATTTATTGCGGGTGAAGGTGATTTAgcaagaatatttaaaggGTTAACTGCTATGAGAGCTTTGAGATGTTTAACTATTAGCGATACTGCACGAAGTACTTTTTCAATGGTTGTTTTTGATGGACTTAGTGTAATTCTCAAGGCTGCATTTGTCGCTGCAACTTTCTTGTATCCATTTACTGTTTGGGGTTTGACGCTGTTTAAAGGACGTTTAGGAAAGTGTAATGATAGCAATATGGATAAGATGAATTGTTATGGTGAATTTACTAATACGGTATTTCAATGGGACATTATGATGCCACGAACTTACAGCCAGCCATACTTATATTTGGACGAGTTTTCAAGTGCAATGAAAACTATGTATGAAATTGTTTCTTTAGAAGGCTGGGTAGACTTATTAGAGAACTTGATTAATTCCACAGGCGTTGGTACTATCCCAAAAGATGGTGCTTCCAACCAAAATGCTACATTCctaattttcttcaattttttaagtATGATCTTTATCTTAAATCTTTTTGTATCATTCATCATCGATAATCATGCTAGAACTACTGGTAGTGCTTATTACACtgttgaagaaaaatcttGGTTAGAatccaaaaaattattatctcAAGCTAAACCAAAAGCCACCCCAAATCTGTTTAAAATGTCAAAATTTAGGTTGTTTTTCTATCGATTAGCTATcgaaaaaaacaatttaatttatagtatttgttttgaaattatccTTTATTTGCATATATTAATGTTAATTATTCAGCATTATGAAAGAGATTCAATAAAAACTACTTCCGAAGGATATTTTACCTTctcaacaataatatttttcttacatgaaattttttgtatAATCGGTGAAGGTATCAAAATCAGATTTAAAAGTAGATGGAATATAACAagagttattattgttttagTTTCCTTTGCTTTGCTAGTTGGTATACCTAGTGTTTCGAAATACAACTATTGGTATAAGAATATCGCTAATACTTTCcatctattaatatttttatttgttatcCCAGAAAATGATACTCTATATGAGTTATTAGAAACAGCAATGGCTAGTATTCCTTCAATTGTATCTTTGTCATATACATGggctattttatttttaatttattcaattgcCACAAATCAGGTTTTTGGTTTGACAAAAATTGGCCCAAACACTTCACATAACATTAATTTCAGGACTATATTTAAATCGATGCTTGCTCTATTCAAATTCAGCTTTGGTGAAGGATGGAATTATATTATGGATGATTTAACACTCGAAGAACCATATTGTTCCTTTGTTGATGGTATGAATGAAACAGATTGCGGTTCTAAAATTTATGCttatctatttttaatgtCGTGGAATATTGTATCgatgtatatatttgtgAATATGTTCGTCTCTCTGattgtttcaaatttcaGTTATGTCTACAGAAGAAGCAATTCAGAAACTTACATTACTAGGAGCGAAATTCAAAAGTTTGTCGATACATGGTCTAAGTTTGATTCAGATGGATCTGgtgatttagaattttccaaattacCAACACTAATGCATTCTGATGATGGattgttgttttttaaagtttGGGAGGGTAGTTTatctataaaaaatttggtggaaaaatatattgaagtAAATCCGGATGATCCATATGATGTGACAGTTAAACTTCATGCATTAAacaatgaattaaataGCATAGAAGTTGAGAAATTAAAacgtaaaatatttcaatataaaaGATTCATAAGAGAAGTTCATTATTCTAATGCTTATAGAGGTGGTATGAAATTCTCAAGAGTGCTACAATTGATTCCATTGTATACTATTTATAACCCAAGAGAATGTCTAAATATTGATGAGTATGTTCGTCATTTGTATTTGAGAAATAAAGTAGAGAGATATCTAGcaaatgaaaaaacaaCAGATGTTTTGAAAATGGTTGTTGTTAGGTGGAAGTTTCTACAAAGGAGAAAGcataaaattagaaatatatcCCAATCTTCATTTCCCGATCCTATTTCGGAATCGACTTCAAATAAAGCGACTCAGTTTACAAATGAAACTGGTCCCCAACATAATGCGGCTGTATCTCAAGAATTTGACTATACTAAACCAGAGATTCCTAATATTGTTACTACCAGGAACTCCACTCCGGATGAAGCATATGGtgtgaattattttttttggtcaCCAGATCGTcgttaa